One Peromyscus maniculatus bairdii isolate BWxNUB_F1_BW_parent chromosome 14, HU_Pman_BW_mat_3.1, whole genome shotgun sequence genomic window carries:
- the Gpr135 gene encoding G-protein coupled receptor 135, whose translation MEEQARSPGRPPASVALPGSAHPGGAVSTATAAALSFSAVATVTLGNQSDAGRPEAAGPRGPAPLLWHGAAVAAQALVLLLIFLLSSLGNCAVMGVIVKHRQLRTVTNAFILSLSLSDLLTALLCLPAAFLDLFAPPGDSGPWRSFCAASRFFSSCFGIVSTFSVALISLDRYCAIVRPPRDKLGRRRALQLLAGAWLAALGFSLPWELLRAPREPPAPQSFHRCLYRTSPDPAQLGAAYSVGLVVACYLLPFLLMCFCRYHICKTVRLSDVRVRPMTTYARVLRFFSEVRTATTVLIMIVFVICCWGPYCFLVLLAATRQGQATQAPSLLNVVAVWLTWANGAINPVIYAIRNPNISMLLGRNREEGYRTRNMDAFFPSQGLGLQARSRNRLQNGCASRLGACSRMPSSNPASGAGGEVVMWARKNPVLLFFGEGPPDPVTAVGKEHKSETRDSSL comes from the coding sequence ATGGAGGAGCAGGCGCGGTCCCCCGGCCGGCCGCCCGCGAGCGTGGCCTTACCGGGCAGCGCGCATCCGGGCGGGGCGGTTTCCACGGCCACCGCGGCCGCGCTGTCCTTCAGCGCCGTAGCCACGGTAACGCTGGGAAACCAGAGCGATGCGGGCCGGCCGGAGGCGGCGGGGCCTCGGGGACCCGCGCCGCTGCTGTGGCACGGGGCGGCGGTGGCCGCCCAGGCGCTCGTGCTCCTGCTCATCTTCCTGCTGTCTAGCCTGGGCAACTGCGCCGTGATGGGGGTGATCGTGAAGCACCGGCAGCTGCGCACGGTCACCAACGCTTTCATCCTGTCGTTGTCCCTGTCGGACCTGCTCACCGCGCTGCTCTGTCTACCCGCCGCCTTCCTAGACCTGTTCGCGCCCCCGGGAGACTCGGGGCCCTGGCGCAGCTTCTGCGCCGCCAGCCGCTTCTTCAGTTCGTGCTTTGGCATCGTGTCCACGTTCAGCGTGGCGCTCATCTCGCTGGACCGCTACTGCGCCATCGTGCGGCCGCCGCGCGACAAACTGGGCCGGCGGCGCGCGCTGCAGCTGCTGGCCGGTGCGTGGCTGGCTGCCCTCGGCTTCTCCCTGCCCTGGGAGCTGCTTCGGGCGCCCCGGGAACCCCCGGCTCCGCAGAGCTTCCACCGCTGCCTTTACCGGACCTCTCCAGACCCCGCGCAGCTGGGCGCCGCCTACAGCGTGGGGTTGGTGGTGGCCTGCTACCTGCTGCCCTTCCTGCTGATGTGCTTCTGCCGCTACCACATCTGCAAGACCGTGCGCCTGTCGGACGTGCGCGTGCGGCCGATGACCACCTACGCGCGCGTGCTGCGCTTCTTCAGCGAGGTGCGCACGGCCACCACCGTGCTCATCATGATTGTCTTCGTCATCTGCTGCTGGGGCCCCTACTGCTTCCTGGTGCTTCTGGCTGCGACTCGGCAGGGTCAGGCCACTCAGGCCCCCTCGCTGCTCAATGTGGTGGCTGTCTGGCTGACGTGGGCCAATGGGGCTATCAACCCTGTCATCTATGCCATCCGCAACCCCAACATTTCTATGCTCCTAGGGCGCAACCGTGAGGAGGGGTACAGGACTAGGAACATGGATGCTTTTTTTCCCAGCCAAGGCCTAGGTTTGCAGGCCAGAAGCCGCAATCGTCTTCAAAATGGCTGTGCCAGCAGGTTAGGGGCTTGTAGCAGGATGCCTTCCTCCAACCCGGCTAGCGGGGCAGGAGGGGAAGTGGTCATGTGGGCTCGCAAAAACCCAGTTCTGCTCTTCTTTGGAGAGGGACCACCAGATCCGGTTACAGCAGTCGGCAAAGAGCACAAATCTGAAACCCGGGATAGTAGCCTCTAA